A window of the Cytophagaceae bacterium genome harbors these coding sequences:
- a CDS encoding acyl-CoA desaturase — MVIFVFFISHWYLSLFAQTFFLHRYAAHKMFTMGPKTEKVFYWLTWIFQGSSFLSPYAYGVMHRLHHAFADTENDPHSPSFSKNLFDMMWKTKDYYHNIVARVDNIEAKFKKNVPHWEFMEKFGDTWVSRIGWGLVYTFFYFYFAESYWVFLLLPVHFLMGPVHGVIINWFAHKYGYRNFDVDDTARNLLPVDVLMLGESYHNNHHKFGGRANFGIKWHEFDPTYPIIKILDWIKVIKLKPNNDLNYM, encoded by the coding sequence ATGGTAATTTTTGTTTTTTTTATTTCTCATTGGTACTTATCGCTTTTTGCCCAGACTTTCTTTTTGCATAGATATGCAGCTCACAAAATGTTTACAATGGGGCCAAAGACCGAAAAAGTGTTTTATTGGCTTACCTGGATCTTTCAGGGATCCTCATTTTTGAGCCCCTACGCTTATGGAGTTATGCATCGCTTACACCATGCATTTGCTGATACCGAAAATGACCCGCATTCGCCTAGTTTTTCTAAAAACTTATTCGATATGATGTGGAAAACCAAAGACTACTATCATAATATTGTGGCCAGAGTTGATAATATTGAAGCCAAGTTTAAGAAAAATGTGCCTCACTGGGAGTTCATGGAAAAGTTTGGTGATACATGGGTATCGAGAATAGGCTGGGGTTTAGTTTATACCTTTTTTTATTTTTATTTTGCAGAGAGCTATTGGGTTTTCCTTTTATTGCCCGTTCATTTTCTAATGGGACCGGTTCATGGGGTGATTATCAACTGGTTTGCTCACAAATATGGCTATCGTAATTTTGACGTTGACGACACTGCCCGTAATTTATTGCCTGTAGATGTTTTGATGTTGGGTGAAAGTTATCACAACAACCACCATAAATTTGGTGGCAGGGCAAATTTTGGCATAAAATGGCATGAATTTGATCCAACCTATCCAATTATTAAGATTTTGGATTGGATAAAAGTGATTAAGCTTAAACCCAATAATGACCTAAATTACATGTGA
- a CDS encoding glycoside hydrolase: protein MKSFISKYWNHAYRLLLLSLIVLYPNLVSDGHSWKFISKYQIDLPMQYLIHGFDISRHNGDVDWGKINSKREDETRLHFVVIKATEGAEMVDVNFKTNWENARKHGFVRGAYHYFVPGVDARLQALNYILNVKHQKGDIYPVLDFEKNANGSHAKKQLASGLKTWLDIVEKHLGVKPIIYTNTPVYKEYIKSELAEYPLWISDYVSKDIGFVDSPNLILWQHSETGRLPGINENVDFNVFLGTPHKFEKYRINI from the coding sequence TTGAAATCATTTATATCAAAATATTGGAATCACGCCTACCGATTGCTTCTGCTTTCATTGATAGTACTTTACCCCAATCTCGTAAGTGACGGTCACAGTTGGAAGTTTATTTCCAAATACCAGATTGATTTACCCATGCAATACTTAATTCATGGATTTGACATTTCAAGACATAATGGGGATGTGGATTGGGGAAAAATAAATTCCAAAAGAGAAGACGAAACCCGACTACACTTTGTGGTAATTAAAGCCACGGAAGGTGCTGAAATGGTAGATGTCAACTTCAAAACAAACTGGGAAAACGCCCGAAAGCATGGTTTCGTAAGAGGAGCCTATCATTATTTTGTCCCTGGAGTCGATGCCCGATTGCAAGCACTAAACTACATTTTGAACGTAAAACATCAAAAAGGAGACATTTATCCGGTTTTAGATTTTGAAAAAAATGCCAATGGCTCACATGCAAAAAAACAATTGGCTTCTGGTTTGAAAACCTGGCTGGATATTGTTGAAAAACATTTGGGCGTTAAACCCATCATTTATACCAATACCCCTGTTTATAAAGAGTATATAAAATCTGAATTGGCCGAATATCCGCTTTGGATTTCAGATTATGTATCTAAAGATATAGGTTTTGTTGATTCTCCTAACCTAATTTTGTGGCAACATTCGGAAACCGGCAGATTGCCAGGTATAAATGAAAATGTGGATTTCAACGTTTTTCTGGGGACACCACATAAATTTGAAAAATATAGAATTAATATTTAA
- a CDS encoding LysM peptidoglycan-binding domain-containing protein: MDQNKLDLRAFFKFLIGVKGAGFLLLFLGCFQIAAQQYSIDRNLKIPYELKFANISFQFNESTRLILIEEAKSLYTNKDFKNGLLNKFSTILPIVESIVKSANVPTDFEFLAIYNRFQKSQLSTQVLEQGVYWCLDKEKALDVDLIVDENIDERKHLIMATKGAMVFIKRNQVMYNNWATTLYSCLASKEVLKVLELNKKWKGDFLMIDTPAYSSLIQFLAFKYVMEIEIGYYRNSNPLIVYEYKDGKGKTLNLIAADLKMQPTELYNSNLWLKSARVPSEGDANVLAIVPASRYNEIRRLDEMSKNVGKQNLDLGFPLLILNPKIGFQKGGIFYTINNLKGIQADMCDDFVNLAYKADLSVEKFLEFNDMTEKDAVQIGQVYYIESKKTKADIPHHIVRAEEGLWDISQKYGVKLSSLLKFNRMDNVARLQRGRVIWMQEKRPKNKPEEYIEYPIENKPEKSERLKFDDKYISQLLDGEHEITDKDVQENEESGFVSDVLRKNEYKEPSQKTVVKKVETERVAKSESFSEDLKESIPERRTTERQFLVHEVKKGETLYRISVNYKVSVDQLYISTI, from the coding sequence GTGGATCAAAATAAATTAGACTTACGTGCTTTTTTTAAATTTTTAATAGGTGTAAAAGGAGCAGGCTTTTTATTGCTTTTTTTAGGATGTTTTCAAATTGCTGCTCAACAATATTCTATTGATAGGAATTTGAAAATTCCTTATGAGTTGAAGTTTGCAAACATTTCTTTTCAATTTAATGAGTCCACAAGGCTCATTTTAATTGAAGAGGCGAAGTCTTTGTATACTAACAAAGATTTCAAAAATGGTTTGTTAAACAAGTTTTCAACAATTTTACCAATTGTGGAAAGTATTGTTAAATCAGCTAATGTACCAACAGATTTTGAATTCCTGGCAATTTATAACCGTTTTCAAAAAAGCCAATTGTCAACTCAGGTGCTGGAACAGGGAGTGTATTGGTGTCTGGATAAAGAAAAAGCTTTAGACGTTGATTTAATTGTCGATGAGAATATAGATGAAAGGAAACATCTGATTATGGCCACCAAAGGTGCCATGGTTTTTATTAAACGAAATCAGGTGATGTATAATAATTGGGCAACTACTTTATATTCTTGTTTGGCAAGCAAAGAAGTATTGAAAGTGTTGGAGTTAAACAAAAAGTGGAAGGGTGATTTTTTGATGATTGATACCCCCGCATATAGTTCTTTGATACAGTTTTTAGCCTTTAAATATGTAATGGAAATTGAAATTGGGTATTACCGCAATTCAAACCCATTAATTGTTTATGAGTATAAAGATGGGAAAGGAAAAACACTCAATCTCATCGCCGCAGATTTAAAAATGCAACCTACTGAATTATATAATTCAAATCTTTGGCTTAAATCGGCAAGAGTACCCTCCGAAGGAGATGCAAATGTACTTGCGATAGTACCAGCCTCTAGATACAATGAGATCAGGAGACTTGACGAAATGAGTAAAAATGTTGGTAAGCAAAATCTTGATTTAGGATTTCCTTTATTAATACTTAATCCAAAAATTGGATTTCAAAAAGGTGGAATATTTTATACCATTAATAACCTGAAAGGCATTCAGGCTGATATGTGCGATGATTTCGTTAATCTTGCGTATAAAGCAGATTTGTCAGTCGAAAAATTTCTGGAATTCAATGACATGACAGAAAAAGATGCAGTTCAAATTGGTCAGGTTTATTATATTGAATCTAAAAAAACGAAAGCAGATATTCCTCATCATATAGTTAGAGCAGAAGAGGGTCTCTGGGATATTTCTCAAAAATACGGGGTAAAGCTTTCAAGTCTTTTGAAATTTAACCGAATGGACAATGTTGCTCGATTGCAGCGGGGAAGGGTGATTTGGATGCAAGAAAAAAGACCTAAAAATAAACCTGAAGAGTATATAGAATACCCGATTGAAAACAAACCGGAAAAATCCGAAAGATTGAAATTTGATGATAAATATATATCCCAATTATTGGATGGTGAGCATGAAATAACCGATAAAGATGTCCAGGAAAATGAGGAATCAGGTTTTGTTAGTGATGTTTTACGAAAAAATGAGTATAAAGAGCCATCACAAAAAACAGTCGTAAAAAAAGTAGAAACTGAAAGAGTAGCAAAAAGTGAATCTTTCTCAGAGGATTTAAAAGAATCAATACCCGAGAGGCGAACTACGGAAAGACAATTTTTGGTACATGAAGTAAAAAAAGGCGAGACATTGTATAGGATTTCGGTAAATTATAAAGTCAGCGTTGATCAATTGTATATCTCAACAATCTGA
- a CDS encoding DUF456 domain-containing protein, translating into MDVILLIVGIAFLLIGLAGAILPLPGPPLSFAGIVVLHYSRFGNFSESALWAMGLATLVITLLDYYVPIWGSKKFGGGKWGSIGAGIGLFVGMFLGPFGLFIGAFVGAFAGEYLTNQNHNQAIKAAFGSFLGLMAGIFAKTILCIIMLVAAIIQIFGHL; encoded by the coding sequence ATGGACGTAATTTTGCTTATAGTTGGAATTGCCTTTTTGCTGATAGGGCTTGCGGGGGCAATTTTGCCATTGCCTGGTCCTCCGCTGAGTTTTGCAGGAATTGTAGTATTGCACTATTCCCGCTTTGGCAATTTTTCAGAAAGTGCACTTTGGGCAATGGGACTGGCAACTTTAGTTATAACCTTGCTTGATTATTATGTTCCGATTTGGGGAAGCAAAAAATTTGGTGGTGGTAAATGGGGAAGTATAGGAGCAGGAATAGGCTTGTTTGTTGGAATGTTTCTGGGACCTTTTGGGCTTTTCATTGGTGCTTTTGTTGGAGCCTTTGCCGGAGAATACCTGACCAATCAAAATCACAATCAGGCAATTAAAGCTGCTTTTGGTAGCTTTTTGGGGCTTATGGCTGGCATTTTTGCTAAAACTATTTTGTGTATTATAATGCTGGTTGCAGCTATAATCCAAATATTCGGTCATTTATAA
- the pgi gene encoding glucose-6-phosphate isomerase, producing the protein MLSSVKFDQTAAFKKLKSHKKTIAKTSIKELFAQDANRFKKFSVRHQDILLDYSKNLISGRTMSYLTELAVEAKLSEAIEKMFSGEKINATENRSVLHVALRNRSNSPILMDGKDVMPDIYRVLGQMKDFSERVRSGEWKGYTNKKITDIVNIGIGGSDLGPVMVTEALKPYALKGLNVHFVSNVDGTHIAETLKKVNPETTLFLIASKTFTTQETMANAHTARNWFLDSAKDDSFVKKHFAALSTNSKGVAEFGIDTANMFEFWDWVGGRYSLWSAIGLSIACYIGFQNFEALLSGAHQMDEHFKNTPFKRNIPVILGLLGIWYNNFFDAQSHAILPYDQYLHRFAAYFQQGDMESNGKYIDRSGDEVNYQTGPIIWGEPGTNGQHAFYQLIHQGTKIIPSDFIAPAVSQNPIGEHHKMLLSNFFAQTEALMNGKDRSEVEAELVKAGKSKAEIEALAPFKVFKGNRPTNSILIKKLTPKVLGGLIAMYEHKIFVQGIIWNVFSFDQWGVELGKQLANKIYPELQSDSEVSSHDASTNGLINTYKKWRK; encoded by the coding sequence ATGCTCTCTTCTGTAAAATTTGATCAGACGGCTGCTTTTAAAAAGTTAAAAAGCCATAAGAAAACTATTGCAAAAACATCAATTAAAGAACTTTTTGCTCAGGACGCAAACCGGTTCAAAAAATTCTCGGTACGTCATCAGGATATTCTTTTGGATTACTCAAAAAACCTCATTTCAGGTCGGACAATGAGTTATTTAACTGAATTGGCAGTTGAAGCAAAACTTTCGGAAGCAATAGAAAAAATGTTTTCAGGTGAAAAAATCAATGCTACAGAAAATCGTTCTGTTTTGCATGTGGCTTTGCGAAATCGCTCAAATTCTCCGATTTTGATGGATGGAAAAGACGTTATGCCGGATATTTACCGGGTTTTGGGCCAGATGAAAGACTTTTCCGAAAGGGTAAGGTCAGGAGAATGGAAAGGATATACCAACAAAAAGATTACTGATATTGTAAATATTGGGATTGGTGGCTCAGATTTAGGCCCTGTTATGGTTACAGAAGCACTTAAACCGTATGCATTGAAAGGCTTGAATGTTCATTTCGTTTCTAATGTTGACGGAACTCATATTGCCGAAACATTGAAAAAAGTCAATCCGGAAACCACTTTGTTTCTGATCGCTTCAAAAACTTTCACTACACAGGAGACTATGGCCAATGCCCATACCGCACGGAATTGGTTCTTGGATTCGGCCAAAGACGATTCATTTGTAAAAAAACATTTTGCGGCTCTATCAACTAATTCAAAAGGTGTTGCTGAATTTGGAATTGATACTGCCAATATGTTTGAGTTTTGGGATTGGGTTGGAGGCAGGTATTCGCTTTGGAGTGCTATCGGGCTTTCCATCGCCTGTTACATAGGTTTCCAAAATTTCGAAGCTTTACTTTCAGGTGCTCATCAGATGGACGAGCATTTCAAAAATACTCCTTTTAAAAGAAATATACCTGTGATTTTGGGTTTACTGGGTATCTGGTACAATAACTTTTTTGACGCACAGTCACACGCTATTCTTCCTTATGACCAATATCTGCACCGGTTTGCAGCATATTTTCAACAAGGTGATATGGAATCAAACGGAAAATACATCGATCGCTCAGGCGATGAAGTCAATTACCAAACCGGACCAATCATTTGGGGAGAACCAGGCACCAATGGGCAACATGCATTTTATCAGCTCATTCATCAGGGTACTAAAATCATACCTTCTGATTTTATAGCTCCTGCTGTAAGCCAAAATCCTATCGGCGAGCATCATAAAATGTTATTGTCCAACTTCTTTGCTCAAACAGAAGCTTTGATGAACGGTAAAGACAGGTCAGAAGTAGAGGCGGAATTAGTAAAAGCCGGAAAATCGAAAGCTGAAATCGAAGCATTGGCTCCATTTAAAGTGTTCAAAGGTAACCGACCTACGAACTCAATTTTGATTAAAAAACTTACTCCAAAAGTGCTTGGTGGTCTAATTGCTATGTATGAGCACAAAATTTTTGTGCAAGGAATCATTTGGAATGTATTTTCATTTGACCAGTGGGGTGTAGAATTAGGTAAGCAATTGGCCAATAAAATATATCCTGAGTTACAGTCCGACAGTGAAGTATCAAGCCATGATGCCTCAACCAACGGTCTGATAAACACTTATAAGAAATGGAGAAAATAG
- a CDS encoding glucosylceramidase has protein sequence MKTSKIALLAGVILFFSNQLEAQKVQVWLTKGDQSKKFEKQKEEYFFEKKDSDIPTILVDDSRRFQTMDGFGFSLTGGSAILLNRMTNKSEVLKELFGTQDNAIGISYLRISIGASDLDSAVFSYSEKKGHFSLAEDEKNLIPVLKEILKINPKLKILGSPWSPPIWMKTNNNSIGGSLKKENYQDYADYLVRYLGSMKKKGITIDAITVQNEPLHPGNNPSLLMLGSEQAEFVKNNLGPALVKSGLKTKIIIYDHNADRPDYPIRVLSDPAARKYIDGSAFHMYGGNVETLTEVHEAFPDKGLYFTEQWIGHPTNFQGDLTWHIKNLVIGASKNWCKTVLEWNLAADPYQKPHTPGGCTACLGAITIDGNNFSKNTAYYIIAHASKFVRPGSIRIASNTTMSLPNVAFKTSDGKTVLIVLNESDKEIDLSISSKGNRIFQKLDAFTVATYVW, from the coding sequence ATGAAAACTTCAAAAATCGCTCTGCTTGCGGGTGTAATTCTTTTCTTTTCTAACCAACTGGAAGCACAAAAAGTCCAGGTTTGGCTGACAAAAGGTGACCAAAGTAAGAAATTTGAAAAGCAAAAAGAAGAGTATTTTTTCGAAAAGAAAGACAGTGATATTCCAACCATTTTAGTTGATGATTCCCGCCGATTCCAGACTATGGACGGTTTTGGCTTCTCTTTAACCGGTGGAAGTGCCATCTTGCTCAATCGGATGACCAACAAATCAGAAGTTCTAAAAGAATTATTTGGTACACAAGATAATGCAATTGGAATCAGTTATCTGCGAATTAGTATTGGTGCATCTGATCTGGATTCTGCTGTCTTTAGTTATTCTGAAAAAAAAGGTCATTTTTCATTGGCCGAAGATGAGAAAAATCTGATTCCTGTTTTAAAAGAAATACTGAAAATAAATCCAAAACTTAAAATTCTGGGTAGTCCCTGGTCACCGCCAATATGGATGAAAACCAATAACAACAGTATTGGAGGAAGTCTGAAAAAAGAAAATTATCAGGATTATGCCGATTATTTGGTAAGATATCTCGGCTCAATGAAGAAAAAAGGTATCACTATTGATGCCATCACTGTTCAAAATGAGCCTCTTCACCCTGGAAATAATCCAAGTTTATTGATGTTAGGAAGTGAACAGGCCGAATTTGTAAAAAATAATTTGGGTCCGGCTTTGGTAAAATCAGGACTGAAAACCAAAATTATCATTTACGATCACAATGCCGACAGGCCCGACTATCCTATCAGGGTTTTATCTGATCCAGCAGCAAGAAAATATATTGACGGTTCGGCCTTTCACATGTATGGTGGCAATGTTGAAACCCTCACCGAAGTTCATGAAGCATTTCCGGATAAAGGTTTATATTTTACAGAACAATGGATTGGTCATCCAACCAACTTTCAGGGAGATTTAACATGGCATATTAAAAATCTGGTTATTGGTGCGTCAAAAAATTGGTGCAAAACGGTGCTGGAGTGGAATTTGGCTGCAGATCCCTATCAAAAACCTCATACACCGGGAGGATGTACAGCTTGCCTAGGTGCAATTACAATTGATGGGAATAATTTTTCAAAAAACACTGCATATTACATAATCGCTCATGCTTCTAAGTTTGTAAGGCCTGGTTCTATCAGGATTGCATCCAATACGACCATGAGCTTGCCAAATGTTGCATTTAAGACTTCGGATGGAAAAACCGTTTTAATCGTATTAAATGAGTCAGACAAGGAAATTGATCTTTCAATTTCAAGTAAAGGCAATAGAATTTTCCAGAAATTAGATGCATTTACGGTAGCTACATATGTTTGGTAA
- a CDS encoding transposase, translated as MDLNKLYFYTASILDHRKLLLGDDYKEIIIESLRHLVQKKKIKVYAFVIMPNHIHFIWELLESNGKEMPHASFMKYTAHQFQKKLRTENPDYLEVFRVNKITRDYQFWQRNALPIILFSKNVMMQKLNYIHNNPLQKHWNLAENPEDYYYSTAAYYKNGLENFDFISHIGNWF; from the coding sequence ATGGATTTAAACAAACTATATTTTTACACCGCCTCCATATTAGATCATAGAAAATTATTATTGGGTGATGATTACAAAGAAATCATAATTGAAAGCCTCAGGCATTTGGTTCAAAAAAAGAAAATCAAGGTTTATGCATTTGTAATTATGCCTAATCACATTCATTTTATTTGGGAACTTCTTGAATCAAATGGTAAGGAAATGCCACATGCCAGTTTTATGAAATATACTGCTCATCAATTCCAGAAAAAGCTTAGGACTGAGAATCCAGATTATTTGGAGGTGTTTCGGGTAAATAAGATTACCCGCGACTATCAATTTTGGCAAAGAAATGCACTACCAATAATCCTTTTTTCGAAAAATGTAATGATGCAAAAGTTAAACTATATCCATAATAACCCATTGCAAAAACATTGGAATTTAGCAGAAAATCCTGAAGATTATTATTATTCCACTGCAGCATATTATAAAAATGGCTTGGAAAACTTTGATTTTATAAGTCATATTGGAAATTGGTTTTAA
- a CDS encoding peptide chain release factor 3, which translates to MSFLKELQKRRTFAIISHPDAGKTTLTEKLLLFGGAIQTAGAVKSNKIKKTATSDFMEIEKQRGISVATSVMTFEYGGRKINILDTPGHKDFAEDTYRTLTAVDSVILVIDCVKGVEEQTERLMEVCRMRDTPVIVFVNKMDREGKDPFDLLDELEQKLNIKVRPITWPVNMGSGFKGVYHLLENQMNYFKINKTKLEDEVKAIALDSSELDKSVGDKDAAQLREDVEMIDAIYDKFDTKDYLEGKIAPVFFGSAVNSFGIKELLDTFCEISPEPISRETNIRRVEPTENKFSGFVFKIHANIDPRHRDRIAFLRICSGTFERGKFYKHVRLGKDVRFSNPYMFMADSKNVVDEGYPGDVVGLYDTGNFKIGDTLTEGEALQFTGIPSFSPELFREVVNTDPMKTKQLEKGVSQLAEEGVAQLFTMQPGNRKIIGTVGELQFEVIQHRLLHEYGASCRFEGKPYSKATWITSENPEKLNEFMRLKSNFIALDKDNNPVFLAETDWILRMNKENNPEIEFHTTSEFKVKSN; encoded by the coding sequence GTGTCGTTTCTTAAAGAGTTACAAAAGCGTCGCACTTTCGCGATAATTTCTCACCCAGATGCCGGAAAAACCACTTTAACTGAAAAGCTTTTGCTTTTTGGGGGTGCAATTCAGACCGCAGGGGCAGTGAAATCAAATAAAATTAAAAAGACTGCTACTTCCGATTTTATGGAAATAGAAAAGCAGCGTGGGATATCTGTGGCTACGTCTGTGATGACTTTTGAGTATGGAGGCAGGAAAATAAATATTCTGGATACCCCCGGTCACAAAGATTTTGCCGAAGATACTTATAGAACCCTCACTGCAGTTGATAGTGTGATTTTAGTAATTGACTGCGTAAAAGGAGTTGAAGAACAAACCGAAAGGCTCATGGAAGTGTGTCGGATGCGTGATACTCCTGTGATTGTTTTTGTAAATAAAATGGACCGGGAAGGAAAAGACCCGTTTGACTTACTCGATGAATTAGAGCAAAAACTTAATATCAAAGTAAGACCTATCACCTGGCCGGTAAATATGGGTTCGGGTTTTAAAGGGGTGTATCATCTGCTTGAAAATCAGATGAATTATTTTAAAATTAACAAAACCAAACTCGAAGATGAAGTAAAAGCTATTGCATTGGATTCTTCAGAGCTTGACAAAAGTGTTGGCGATAAGGATGCCGCACAGTTGCGGGAAGATGTTGAAATGATTGATGCCATCTATGATAAATTTGATACCAAAGATTACCTGGAAGGCAAAATCGCCCCGGTGTTTTTTGGTAGTGCAGTAAACAGTTTTGGTATTAAAGAACTTCTTGATACATTTTGTGAAATTAGCCCCGAGCCTATTTCACGAGAAACCAATATCAGAAGAGTGGAACCAACTGAAAATAAATTTTCGGGATTTGTTTTTAAAATACATGCCAATATTGACCCTCGTCACCGCGACCGTATAGCTTTTTTGAGGATTTGCTCGGGTACTTTTGAGCGTGGGAAATTTTATAAACATGTAAGATTGGGTAAGGATGTGCGTTTTTCGAATCCTTATATGTTTATGGCCGATTCTAAAAATGTGGTAGATGAAGGTTACCCAGGAGATGTCGTGGGATTGTACGATACCGGAAATTTCAAAATTGGTGATACGCTAACAGAAGGTGAAGCACTGCAATTTACCGGTATTCCCAGCTTTTCTCCTGAGCTGTTTAGAGAGGTGGTCAATACAGATCCAATGAAAACCAAACAATTGGAAAAAGGTGTATCACAATTGGCCGAAGAAGGGGTGGCTCAGTTGTTTACCATGCAACCCGGTAACCGTAAAATAATTGGTACAGTTGGGGAATTGCAATTTGAGGTAATACAGCACCGGCTTCTGCATGAATATGGTGCCTCTTGTCGTTTTGAAGGAAAACCATACTCAAAAGCAACCTGGATTACTTCTGAAAATCCTGAAAAATTAAATGAATTTATGCGATTGAAATCAAATTTTATTGCCTTGGATAAAGACAATAATCCGGTATTTCTTGCCGAAACCGACTGGATATTAAGGATGAATAAGGAAAATAATCCTGAAATTGAGTTTCATACTACATCGGAATTTAAGGTAAAATCGAATTAA